In the Malania oleifera isolate guangnan ecotype guangnan chromosome 1, ASM2987363v1, whole genome shotgun sequence genome, one interval contains:
- the LOC131158305 gene encoding zinc finger CCCH domain-containing protein 62 isoform X2 translates to MSGSQRRAKRSFICISSSSDEDEEDHDDDDNDDDEEEEGEDVEDEDEDEVEEEEDDEENDDDDDDEEEEEEERGSDQTSSDDKSDEEEESDGQEESDEDDEDLDDESLSNTVIRLLREKSDLQTLNLQACKAYLQKFGLRLTGTKAVCLQRIKEHWRIKDGNGEAHYPRSSFVINCTGDVCKGDIVLFKQKVYEKFDKVKRKGRLIGNRTVAGRVVKESYGAAKQQHTFTVEVLWSRGIKKLPPLFPLLVKGRNLYKLKTFRQHWKNEAERSKVLTEKHKRGRAARLVRARKKMKKTWSASEGKKGQKHCRGSRPSQGRPEQHKMKHADGRGKGKTLSLGHANSISPCQKAPPVEQENLKHGAKYRSVKTSGRHHKHTFHYKDRVTHFQPDICRLPDIYQSHMDFHHGSAPVCFSRQELGSSYATTQPPHFRPYAGLSMMPEPRHQGLHYGSHTPSAYSVPRYELEPRNLIHFPGMNTYRPLCPPQRNKYF, encoded by the exons ATGTCTGGGAGCCAGAGGAGAGCGAAGCGCTCCTTCATTTGTATTTCCTCGTCTtctgatgaagatgaagaagatcaTGACGATGATGACAACGACGACGATGAGGAGGAGGAGGGGGAGGACGTCGAGGATGAGGACGAAGATGaggtggaggaggaggaggacgacgaggagaatgatgatgatgatgatgatgaggaggaggaggaggaggagagaggCAGCGATCAAACTTCAAG TGATGATAAGAGTGACGAAGAGGAAGAGTCAGACGGTCAGGAGGAGTCCGATGAAGACGATGAAGATCTGGACGATGAGTCTCTTAGCAACACCGTCATCCGTCTTCTGCGAG AAAAGAGTGATCTACAAACATTGAATCTGCAAGCTTGCAAAGCATATTTACAGAAGTTTGGCCTAAGATTAACAGGGACTAAGGCAGTATGCTTACAGAGAATTAAGGAGCATTGGAG GATAAAAGATGGAAATGGTGAAGCACATTATCCAAGGTCATCTTTTGTCATTAACTGCACTG GTGATGTCTGCAAGGGGGATATTGTTCTGTTCAAGCAGAAAGTTTACGAGAA GTTTGACAAAGTGAAGCGAAAAGGACGTCTAATAGGAAACAGAACTGTTGCTGGAAGGGTGGTTAAGGAAAGCTATGGTGCTGCCAAACAACAACATACGTTTACT GTTGAGGTACTGTGGAGTAGGGGAATTAAGAAATTGCCACCACTTTTTCCTTTGCTAGTAAAGGGTCGTAACCTCTACAAATTGAAGACTTTTAGACAG CACTGGAAAAATGAGGCAGAAAGATCAAAAGTCCTTACTGAGAAGCATAAACGAGGTAGAGCAGCGAGACTGGTGAGAgcaaggaagaagatgaagaagacatGGTCTGCAAGtgaag GGAAAAAGGGTCAGAAACATTGTCGTGGTTCAAGACCATCCCAAGGGAGACCTGAGCAACATAAAATGAAGCATGCTGATGGGCGTGGAAAGGGGAAGACCCTGTCTTTGGGACATGCAAATTCAATTTCTCCTTGTCAAAAGGCTCCTCCAGTTGAACAAGAAAATTTGAAGCATGGGGCAAAGTATAGATCTGTAAAAACTTCTGGGAGGCATCATAAGCATACCTTCCATTACAAGGATAGAGTTACTCATTTTCAGCCGGACATTTGTCGCCTGCCAGATATTTACCAATCTCATATGGACTTTCACCATGGGAGTGCACCAGTCTGCTTCTCTAGGCAGGAGTTGGGCTCCTCCTATGCCACCACACAACCACCGCACTTCAGGCCTTATGCTGGTTTATCTATGATGCCCGAACCACGACATCAGGGCCTCCATTACGGTTCTCATACTCCCTCTGCCTACTCAGTTCCTAGATATGAGTTGGAGCCGAGGAACTTGATTCATTTTCCTGGTATGAATACGTATCGACCATTATGTCCTCCTCAAAGGAACAAGTACTTTTAG
- the LOC131158305 gene encoding zinc finger CCCH domain-containing protein 62 isoform X1 — MSGSQRRAKRSFICISSSSDEDEEDHDDDDNDDDEEEEGEDVEDEDEDEVEEEEDDEENDDDDDDEEEEEEERGSDQTSSDDKSDEEEESDGQEESDEDDEDLDDESLSNTVIRLLREKSDLQTLNLQACKAYLQKFGLRLTGTKAVCLQRIKEHWRIKDGNGEAHYPRSSFVINCTGDVCKGDIVLFKQKVYEKFDKVKRKGRLIGNRTVAGRVVKESYGAAKQQHTFTVEVLWSRGIKKLPPLFPLLVKGRNLYKLKTFRQHWKNEAERSKVLTEKHKRGRAARLVRARKKMKKTWSASEGRERERERERERERETPAIFLNLNFCAVELGKKGQKHCRGSRPSQGRPEQHKMKHADGRGKGKTLSLGHANSISPCQKAPPVEQENLKHGAKYRSVKTSGRHHKHTFHYKDRVTHFQPDICRLPDIYQSHMDFHHGSAPVCFSRQELGSSYATTQPPHFRPYAGLSMMPEPRHQGLHYGSHTPSAYSVPRYELEPRNLIHFPGMNTYRPLCPPQRNKYF, encoded by the exons ATGTCTGGGAGCCAGAGGAGAGCGAAGCGCTCCTTCATTTGTATTTCCTCGTCTtctgatgaagatgaagaagatcaTGACGATGATGACAACGACGACGATGAGGAGGAGGAGGGGGAGGACGTCGAGGATGAGGACGAAGATGaggtggaggaggaggaggacgacgaggagaatgatgatgatgatgatgatgaggaggaggaggaggaggagagaggCAGCGATCAAACTTCAAG TGATGATAAGAGTGACGAAGAGGAAGAGTCAGACGGTCAGGAGGAGTCCGATGAAGACGATGAAGATCTGGACGATGAGTCTCTTAGCAACACCGTCATCCGTCTTCTGCGAG AAAAGAGTGATCTACAAACATTGAATCTGCAAGCTTGCAAAGCATATTTACAGAAGTTTGGCCTAAGATTAACAGGGACTAAGGCAGTATGCTTACAGAGAATTAAGGAGCATTGGAG GATAAAAGATGGAAATGGTGAAGCACATTATCCAAGGTCATCTTTTGTCATTAACTGCACTG GTGATGTCTGCAAGGGGGATATTGTTCTGTTCAAGCAGAAAGTTTACGAGAA GTTTGACAAAGTGAAGCGAAAAGGACGTCTAATAGGAAACAGAACTGTTGCTGGAAGGGTGGTTAAGGAAAGCTATGGTGCTGCCAAACAACAACATACGTTTACT GTTGAGGTACTGTGGAGTAGGGGAATTAAGAAATTGCCACCACTTTTTCCTTTGCTAGTAAAGGGTCGTAACCTCTACAAATTGAAGACTTTTAGACAG CACTGGAAAAATGAGGCAGAAAGATCAAAAGTCCTTACTGAGAAGCATAAACGAGGTAGAGCAGCGAGACTGGTGAGAgcaaggaagaagatgaagaagacatGGTCTGCAAGtgaaggtagagagagagagagagagagagagagagagagagagagagaaacacctGCTATTTTTTTAAACTTAAACTTCTGTGCTGTTGAATTAGGGAAAAAGGGTCAGAAACATTGTCGTGGTTCAAGACCATCCCAAGGGAGACCTGAGCAACATAAAATGAAGCATGCTGATGGGCGTGGAAAGGGGAAGACCCTGTCTTTGGGACATGCAAATTCAATTTCTCCTTGTCAAAAGGCTCCTCCAGTTGAACAAGAAAATTTGAAGCATGGGGCAAAGTATAGATCTGTAAAAACTTCTGGGAGGCATCATAAGCATACCTTCCATTACAAGGATAGAGTTACTCATTTTCAGCCGGACATTTGTCGCCTGCCAGATATTTACCAATCTCATATGGACTTTCACCATGGGAGTGCACCAGTCTGCTTCTCTAGGCAGGAGTTGGGCTCCTCCTATGCCACCACACAACCACCGCACTTCAGGCCTTATGCTGGTTTATCTATGATGCCCGAACCACGACATCAGGGCCTCCATTACGGTTCTCATACTCCCTCTGCCTACTCAGTTCCTAGATATGAGTTGGAGCCGAGGAACTTGATTCATTTTCCTGGTATGAATACGTATCGACCATTATGTCCTCCTCAAAGGAACAAGTACTTTTAG